GCTTCTCGATTCCCTCCTATCCTACATACgtcactcccctccctctgtccttcactcccctccctccctctgtccatcactcccctccctccctctgtcCATCactctcctccctccctctatcCGTCACTTTCCTCCCTCCCTATGTCCGTCACTCCTCTGCCTTgtcactcccctccctctgtcCATCACTCCCCTCCCTGTCTGTCACTCCCTTCCCTCTCTCTTTCCGTcacttccctccctccctctgtcCGTCACGCCCCTCCCtcatcactcccctccctctgtccgtcactcccctccctccctgtCACTCCCTCCCTCCGTCCGTCACTCCCACCCCTCCGTCACTCCCTCCCTCCGTCACTGCCCATCCCTTGCTTTAATCACCCCCTACAGCGCATGCTCACATGGCGGACGGCGGGGGTAGCTGACCGGGTGCCTAGGGTGCCCTGTCGGCTTGGCCCGACTCTGGTTCCCCCTTTGTATTTGGATGCCTATGTGATCCTTTAGTAACCCAGGCAGCTTTGTCCCTTTTCTTGGGTCCATATTCTTTCAAGgtttgcccactaggtggcagcatttaaaagtataaaggggtttagccccatgtgctcagggtctttcctgggacctcacctcCCTGTGAAGTTGTTACAGGCCCAGGGCTGCAGTTTGGTAAAAGTGAGATAGAATTATATAGTGCTAGTAAAATTtgttatagttgctctaggagcaagaaGAAGGGTCAGGGAAGATAGTGAGCAAGAAATAGTTGGGTTAGGACCCCATGGTGAGTtcaccactagtgcagggatttCAGTGGGTGAGTTAAAGACCAGTCAGgatgccaagatacaagaccccatgCTGAGGATCCCTGTGCACAAATCCTTTTTTTACCAAATCTGGAATTTAAGGTTCCTAAGGAAAGTCTGTGTCAGGAGGATCTCTGAGAGTAAATCATAAggataatcatcatcatcatcataatgttACCAGAGATGGCAAATTCCTAGTTACAACCATCTCAACCAATGAGGCTGCAACTCCATGATTCtttcacaatattttttaataaaagtttgtttattcagtacaaataaatattttttttttttttacaaaagttccATTCAAGCTGAGCTACTTCTACAAAAAAATCCTCTGAGAACCTAAGTCTCATTGCTGAACAGAAGTGCAAAGGGTAAAATAGTTAATTAGCCGTATTGCTTTTTGCAGCTTTTCTTGTGTTAGCAAATGAGCACTTTTGCCTTAATAGTGAATGGATACAGGATAAACtgtgaataaaatttaaaaaaaaatcccctttggTGTTGGCTTGAGGAAGAAAACAGTATGTTGCTGCATTGGTCTCCTCCTTGAGCTCTTTTAGGATTCTTGGCATGACGTTATTTCCGACACAACATTTTTGGGGAAGAAATTGTACTGTATCCATGTGGGCTCTACACAAAAATATAGAATTGTTTAGAGAGAGGTACATTCAGTTATAAAACAGCAGACCCAACTTCAGTTTCCACCAACTGTCTCAAGCAAAGAAGTAGAATATCTACTATGAGCTGACTTCTGTTCCTGGGAACTGCAAGGTGGTTGGCTGATTTTGTCAGCTCCAACAAAACTGGTGGACCATTCCTTTAGAAATGGGGCAGCAACATGTATGTTGCCATTGGCTATTACTATTGGATGAGGACTGGTCGCTCAGGGATGAACATGCAGACCATCAGCATGTGTGGGAGGTATTTGTCTGTGGTGGATATGCCAACAATTGGAGTCCACTCTACTCCCATGATTTGACCACTCAGACACACTATGTGGATATTTACTCCATGGGAGGATATGGTGGATCCTACAAGAAGAGCTTTGATTTGACCATTCAGACACACTATGTAGATATTTACTCCATGGGTAGATATGGTGGATCCTACAAGAAGAGTTTTGATTTGACCATTCAGACACACTATGTAGATATTTACTCCATGGGTAGATATGGTGGATCCTACAAGAAGAGTTTTGATTTGACCATTCAGACACACTATGTAGATATTTACTCCATGGGTAGATATGGTGGATCCTACAAGTAGAGTTTTGATTTGACCATTCAGCCACACTATGTAGATATTTACTCCATGGGAAGATACAGTGGATCATACAAGAAACTGGTGGACCATTCCTTTAGAAATGGGGCAGCAACATGTATGGCTATAACTATTGGATGAGGACTGGTTGCTCAGGGCTGAACATGCAGACCATCGACATGTGCGGGGTATTAGTTTGTTGTGGATATGCTAACAATTGGACTCCACTTTTCTCCCATGCTTTGACCATTCGGACTCACTATGTAGATATCTACTCTATGGGAAGATATGGTGGATCTTACAAGAAGAGGTGCTTTCCCCTAGACCGTTATTGCCAGTCGAATGGCTCATAGGTGACACCATGAACATAACTGGATCACCACCACAAACACACATGCACACTAGCACTGGCAGTACTGGGAACTACTTTGTGTTTTAATGAGGTTACGAGGGATGATCCTGGCAAGACTAGATGGATCTGGATGGTAAGGAATGATTAGATGGTTAGAGTGGAGGCAGTCATGTAgccttatatattaataatggtaACAAAGCTTGAACTGGGGTTTGGGTACCTCTAAAACTTGTATCAGACATCATCTTACCTTCATAGCACTCTGGGACCGGCAATACTCCATCGAAACATCGGGATGGAGCGggatagctgcactgttggttcttaTTTCGGCAGAAAAATGTGACTTCTTCAAAGTGAGTCACTAGAGCCTCAGGGATTTCTGTGATCCACAACTTCTTTCCATTGTACAACACCCGGCTCCTCTGTGCAGGTATTTTACACCGAGCTGGGGAAGGGGAGGCAAAGTCTCTGTAAGCAGATTGTGAGAAACACAAATGCCCATGGGCAAGGCAATGTTCATAGGGGCATAGATGGTGCAAATGTAGGTGGCTCTGTCATTGTCATAGCcctgaaaacatatatataatagggGTCATTATGTCACATGGAGCCTAAAAGGGTGCAGACATATGGGGACCCATAGGGAAAAGTGGGTTTGTGGTGGCAACATTGCACATGGATTCTGACCTTGGTTGAAAGTGTGCAGCCAGGTGACACggtgagttaaggtggccatacacgggccgataaaagctgccgacagaccgagtcggcagcttattggcccgtgtatgggccccccccctgacgggcttccccgatcgagatctggccgaaagtcaggcagatctcgatcggaagggactaaaaatcccttcggatcgcggccacatctgttcgttgatgcggtcccgcgatccgaccgcccattaggcatcgttaggatccgatcgttgggccctagggcccacgatcggatcagcccgatattgcccaccttaaggtgggcatatcggagggagatccgctcatttggcgacatcgccaaacgagcggatctctccatgtatggccacctttaggtttgCATTGGAATTGTCTATATTctgtctatttaaaggagaactaaaccttaaaaaatgaatatggctaaaaatgccatgtattATATACTGAGcgtattgtaccagcctaaagtttcagcttgtcaatagcagcaatgatccaggacttcaaacttgtcacagggggtcaccatcttggaaagtgtctgtgacactcacatgctcagtgggctctgattggctgttgagaagctaagcttagggctcctcactaattatccagcagaaaatgagcttcccatgtaatataagatgatgctacaggtttgctgattattaaattctgatgctaattgcactggtttctgtgctgccatgtagtaattatctgtattaattactaatcagccttatattgtgacatttctattctatgtgtactgtatattgtgagtgggtccctaagctcagtaagtgacagcagcacagagcatgttcagtgaatcagcagaaaagaagatggggagctactggggcatctttggagacacagatctttactgctaatgggctgtggttgccttggactggtacagaagcccaaaacatcatgtacaacatttttacctactactttagttgaacttttcttgtcctttaaacatgATGCCATTCAAACTCTGATGATTGGCTTTTGGGGAGAAGAGGGCATAAATGAAAGTCCCTGCACAGTTTTCTCTAACCTATCAGAGTTTGAAGGTCCCATCTCAGAAGCCTCAATAGCAAGCTAATCATAGATATCATGCTGTGTGCTTGTGTTCAGTGAACTATACCTACATACAGGTGCACAATAGAGTCAACTATAGTTTTATATGCCAGTACTAAACTACaagaatataaaatgttttggGGGAACATGAGACATTCCTGGTTTACCTCTGCACAGTGGGGTCTGTGACCATGTGCCGTTAGTCTGGCAGGTAACACTGTTGGAACCATCCAGATAGAAGGTCTTTTGGCACAAATAATAGATCACCTCAGATACCTCATACTCTTGCTTTTTAACTGCCACGAGATAACCATCTTTAATCTCTGGAGGGGGTGGGCAAAACGTTTCTAGGGAAGGCAAAGGAAAACATAATGTAACCATGACCCATAACACATCAAACATAGCTTGTTGGACAAATTGTGCAAGGACCTTCCCACCGGATCCCTGTTTTCATAATATACAAATGTAGCATTCAGTCATCATAACACAGCGCAAACATGTAACTAGGAgagaaatacaatataatatagaaaCAAGAAACAAGAAATAATTACAACTACAACGTAATCATAATATCACAAACGAGTGTCtcaaattggttttattttattaggtccACATTGTATGTGTGTTTTACAGGGAATAAGTACTGTATTAGTTTTAGTTTAAATATGGTGCATGAGTCAATGCTTGTAGGTACAAAATTTACATATATAGTTTCACGGTAGGTAGAAAAAACACTATTTTACAGCAtttagataatagtctctgggaagggagtgtgactgtgggatagcaggtatagtagggagagatggtgcctatagtaacagtgggataatagtctctgggaagggagtgtgactgtgggatagcaggtatagtagggagagatggtgtctatagtaacagtgtataatagtctctgggaagggagtgtgactgtgggatagcaggtatagtagggagagatggtgtctatagtaacagtgtataatagtctctgggaagggagtgtgactgtgggatagcaggtatagtagggagagatggtgcctaaagtaacagtgggataatagtctcagggaagggagtgtgactgtgggatagcaggtatagtagggagagatggtgcctatagtaacagtgggataatagtctctgggaagggagtgtgactgtgggatagcaggtatagtagggagagatggtgtctatagtaacagtgtataatagtctctgggaagggagtgtgactgtgggatagcaggtatagtagggagagatggtgcctaaagtaacagtgggataatagtctcagggaagggagtgtgactgtgggatagcaggtatagtagggagagatggtgcctatagtaacagtgggataatagtctctgggaagggagtgtgactgtgggatagcaggtatagtagggagagatggtgcctatagtaacagtgggataatagtctcagggaagggagtgtgactgtgggatagcaggtatagtagggagagatggtgtctatagtaacagtgggataatagtctctgggaagggagtgtgactgtgggatagcaggtatagtagggagagatggtgcctatagtaacagtgggataatagtctctgttaagggagtgtgactgtgggatagcaggtatagtagggagagatggtgcctatagtaacagtggataatagtctctgggaagggagtgtgactgtgggatagcaggtatagtagggagagatggtgtctatagtaacagtggataatagtctctgggaagggagtgtgactgtgggataacaggtatagtagggagagatggtgcctatagtaacagtgggataatagtctctgggaagggagtgtgactgtgggatagcaggtatagtagggagagatggtgcctatagtaacagtgggataatagtctctgggaagggagtgtgactgtgggatagcaggtatagtagggagagagggtgtctatagtaacagtgggataatagtctctgggaagggagtgtgactgtgggaacagatatagtagggagagatggtgcctatagtaacagtgggataatagtctctgggaagggagtgtgactgtgggatagcaggtatagtagggagagatggtgtctatagtaacagtgggataatagtctctgggaagggagtgtgactgtgggatagcaggtatagtagggagagatggtgtctatagtaacagtggataatagtctctgggaagggagtgtgactgtgggatagcaggtatagtagggagagatggtgcctatagtaacagtgggataatagtctctgggaagggactgtgcctgtgggatagcaggtatagtagggagagatggtgcctatagtaacagtgggataatagtctctgggaagggagtgtgactgtgggataagaggtatagtagggagagatggtgcctatagtaacagtgggataatagtctctgggaagggaatctGTCTGTATGGTACAAATGCACATCACTGCATATAAAGTAATGCAAAATCAGGTTATATATAGAAATTACTGGATAATTTAGAGCATGCTTTCTCTGCTAATCAGTGTATAATTTTTATTAACTGCCTTGCATGTATATGGATCTTGTTTCAGCAAAGCTAGTTTATAAAATATCCAGTTGTCGCTAAATTATTAGTAGTGTTGCATTATTTACAGTCATTTCTGATGAGTTATCGCTACACTGTCCAGATCATCATTAATCACAGAAATAATTCACTTTGCCGGCTTCTTTATCTGGCAGGTGTAGATTTCTGGGAATTTCGTTTTTTAGAGGCAGCTGCATTGGGCATGATTAAATAAGAGGATTCTCAGCTGGGAATATCCCCCCATGTTTAGCAGTCAGATGAGCAGAACGCGGCTGCACCTGGGTCGGTCTCCTGGTAGCCTCgctgaaaatgtgtttaaaaatgcaAAGGGAATTTGAAAGATGAAAGACCCGGCTTTATGAATTTTAGAAGTCAAATAAATAATGTTCATGTGGTTCTGCCGTTACCTTCACAGGCTGCGGTTACACTCCACTTCCTGTCTCCTTGACAACGGCTAAGTGTCATCTCTTGTCCAGCTGCCATTTTGAATCCAGGCTGGCACATTACTAACATCTCGTCCCCAAAGTTTTTCGATTCTGTCACGAGCCTCGTCTCGGCATTCTCTATAGCTACAGGCCAAGGGCAACTGCGGACTTGAAAAGAGCAAGAGTCTGGTTATTGGCTGGAAAACAATATGGATGGTTAGCGTTATGCCGCTCTGGTTGTTTCCTTTCATGTTGAGTAGGTGATGCAGTAGTAGGTCGCCttaggcttttatttatttattttttaaatgtctttattaagcaGATACTGTTAAAGAACAGTGTGAAACATGCCAATACAATCATAGTCGAGGCCACAAATATAAAGTGGGGTCTTTGACCGTCCAGTGATCAGaaatgtacattaaaggacaaggaaagtctaaaatagaataaggatagaaatgctgtattttgtatactaaacataagcatgaacttactgcaaccacaagcctaattaaactaatgatttatgctttcaaagttggctaaagggggtcaccatcttgtaactttgttaaacatcttggcctgaccctgcacatgctcagtgtggtctgggctgcttagggattgtcacaaacaaagctgcttgagttctgcatggctgggaagtaaggcgggggctccccctgctgttcataagtatgattgtttccctgcagttagggaccgtctgacaatttctatccacagcagtaaatgaagggagaatttcactgcatacagtcaggtttcttataaaaacggtacacattttttaattaaatatattagagaaaggtttctttttcatttaagaaagtaaaaatgggtttttattttttttgcctttccttgtcctttaagcattgCATTACCCTGAAAACTTGAACAAGTTACCCTCCCCCCTTTCTACCCTGGAGCCCCACACCATTCCACCAAGGGTTGTGTTGTATGAAAGACTATcagggcattaaaggagaaggaaaatcatcttgcatttgggggtgccaaatgttaggtacgcccaagtgattgtatttacttacttttCTCATtgtctaagggtagaactacatgggcgatttaggtTCGATCTGATGCCATGTGACGAAAcgctggcgtcaagtcggatgcgccgGAAATAATGTAAGTTGTAGGAATGTCGGATGTAGTCGCAGCTTGCATCCTTCAcgatacgactgtcggatgcagacgctgcatgatgcgtttgcatccgacagtcgcctCATGTCAGATGCACGCTACGACTACTTCCATCATTTCTATGGCGTCGCATTGGAACTAAATCGGCCATGTAGTTCTACCTTAAcaggcagtgatgggcgaatatctcTCCCATTCCACATCACTGGTGGAGAATTTGCGAAACTCGAACTTTGACGCCcttcgcgtcaattttgacgcctgcgttaaagtcaattggtgtccgaatagtgttgatgcgtcacggttttgacgcgagtgacttttctgCTGTGCGTCCAAATTATATTGGAGCCGGT
This sequence is a window from Xenopus laevis strain J_2021 chromosome 7S, Xenopus_laevis_v10.1, whole genome shotgun sequence. Protein-coding genes within it:
- the LOC108697819 gene encoding beta-2-glycoprotein 1, yielding MPLGAQKNMDIIVLAIAILQVSSVFSEQDVWNTCPTRNENPVGQTCQKACTHHGECAGKRQCLCDGDCGMSCILIRSCPWPVAIENAETRLVTESKNFGDEMLVMCQPGFKMAAGQEMTLSRCQGDRKWSVTAACEETFCPPPPEIKDGYLVAVKKQEYEVSEVIYYLCQKTFYLDGSNSVTCQTNGTWSQTPLCRARCKIPAQRSRVLYNGKKLWITEIPEALVTHFEEVTFFCRNKNQQCSYPAPSRCFDGVLPVPECYEEPTWIQYNFFPKNVVSEITSCQES